The following coding sequences lie in one Treponema sp. OMZ 790 genomic window:
- a CDS encoding DUF6364 family protein, producing the protein MSKKLTLSIDNELIDFAHLYSQKSRISISRLFEQYLISLKNTDDRCMSRHKLNPKTAALYGIFEKQPIPDKIILTI; encoded by the coding sequence ATGTCAAAAAAACTTACCTTAAGTATTGATAATGAATTGATAGATTTTGCCCATCTTTACTCCCAAAAAAGCAGGATATCCATTTCAAGATTATTTGAACAATATCTTATCAGTTTAAAAAACACCGATGATCGGTGCATGAGCCGACACAAACTAAATCCAAAAACGGCAGCCTTGTATGGTATCTTTGAAAAACAACCAATACCGGATAAAATAATATTGACTATATAA
- a CDS encoding Mov34/MPN/PAD-1 family protein yields the protein MWQKLKNGIIFNKTPMKILLFSDSSISTMRKFIQNTNSKYEAGGIILGEVKGEHIYVTDVSYPKKNDIRKSTYFERKDKAHISFYEHRYNQNNCIKYFGEWHTHPEKQPIPSTTDINEWNKICKMVKEPNIFLIIGINGIYIDLRWGKRTIIKC from the coding sequence ATGTGGCAAAAATTAAAAAACGGGATTATTTTTAACAAAACTCCGATGAAAATTTTATTATTTTCAGATAGTAGCATATCAACTATGCGAAAGTTTATACAAAATACAAATTCTAAATATGAAGCCGGAGGTATTATACTGGGAGAAGTAAAAGGTGAACATATTTATGTAACAGATGTAAGCTATCCTAAAAAAAATGATATTCGTAAAAGTACATACTTTGAACGTAAAGATAAAGCTCATATCTCATTCTATGAACATAGATACAATCAAAATAATTGTATAAAATATTTCGGAGAATGGCACACTCATCCTGAAAAACAACCAATCCCATCTACCACCGACATCAATGAGTGGAATAAAATATGTAAAATGGTAAAAGAACCAAATATATTTTTAATTATTGGAATAAACGGTATCTATATTGATTTACGATGGGGAAAAAGAACCATTATCAAATGCTAA
- a CDS encoding ATP-dependent helicase gives MNEFTEGLNPEQFKAVTTINGPVLIIAGAGSGKTRVITFRIAHMLDKGIPQSQILALTFTNKAAKEMADRVKELTGKKLQNLTVSTFHAFGVKVLRAHIDKIGWRSNFSIYDETDRNQLIKECGRELKFSADALDVYKVGILFSNIKMGRKDWTNEHDSYKALYKEYQEGLKLYNAVDFDDLIMLPIKIFKEHPDVLAEYRERYQYIMVDEFQDTSTQQYNFMKLIADKNICVVGDDDQSIYSWRGASFENIRTFEKDFPEMVEIKLEQNYRSTGTILAAANGVISHNVNRKVKALWSEKDSGRPIEIFIPENEAAEADFISDMILSLKQREGFKYSDFGVLIRANSLSRPLEESFLEVNIPYRMSGGTSFFQRKEIKDLISYLRVVANPDDDVNLLRIINTPRRGIGKKTLETLSALATENACSMRSAIRLLLENPPEDMRGKSIEDLKEFAELISTHRTHLLSGKGLAQKVRKLLDDIAYNEYLIAEYQKSEKAAQFKMMNIESFLRSMDDWENNPDNWDGSLYDYLNRITLLTRDDTEEDKGEVNIMTIHSSKGLEFPVVFIAGAEDGLIPHARSVEENDGDVEEERRLFYVAITRAQQKLFITSCRQRRKQGGIAECAPSPFLDEIPADLVEYHEPDAQAEEERIADIFSQMKKKFSM, from the coding sequence ATGAATGAATTTACTGAAGGTCTTAATCCCGAACAGTTTAAAGCCGTTACGACAATTAACGGGCCCGTGCTTATAATTGCGGGAGCCGGTTCGGGGAAAACACGCGTTATCACTTTTAGAATTGCCCACATGCTCGACAAGGGAATTCCTCAGTCTCAGATTTTGGCCCTCACCTTTACCAATAAGGCGGCTAAGGAGATGGCAGATCGGGTAAAGGAGCTAACCGGTAAGAAACTTCAAAACCTGACCGTGAGCACTTTTCATGCCTTTGGAGTCAAGGTACTGCGTGCCCACATCGACAAAATAGGCTGGAGGAGCAACTTCAGTATTTATGACGAAACCGACCGCAATCAGCTGATTAAAGAATGCGGAAGAGAGCTTAAATTTTCCGCGGATGCCTTGGATGTTTACAAGGTCGGCATTCTTTTTTCAAACATCAAAATGGGAAGAAAGGATTGGACAAACGAGCACGATTCTTACAAGGCTCTTTATAAAGAATATCAGGAAGGGCTTAAACTTTACAATGCCGTAGACTTTGACGACCTTATAATGCTCCCCATAAAAATATTTAAAGAACACCCCGATGTCTTGGCGGAATACCGCGAAAGATACCAATACATAATGGTTGACGAATTTCAAGACACCAGCACACAGCAATATAATTTTATGAAGCTAATCGCCGACAAAAATATCTGCGTGGTAGGCGATGACGATCAATCTATTTATTCGTGGAGGGGTGCGAGTTTTGAAAATATCCGCACCTTTGAAAAAGACTTCCCCGAAATGGTTGAAATAAAACTTGAACAAAACTACCGCTCCACGGGCACAATCTTGGCTGCCGCAAACGGGGTAATTTCTCATAACGTAAACCGCAAGGTTAAGGCCCTTTGGTCGGAAAAAGATTCGGGCCGGCCCATCGAAATTTTTATCCCCGAAAACGAAGCTGCTGAAGCCGACTTTATTTCGGACATGATTTTAAGTTTAAAGCAGAGGGAAGGCTTTAAATATTCCGACTTCGGAGTTTTAATCAGAGCCAATAGTTTGAGCCGCCCCTTGGAAGAATCCTTTTTGGAAGTAAACATTCCGTATAGAATGTCGGGAGGAACGAGTTTTTTTCAGCGTAAGGAAATAAAAGACCTTATAAGCTATCTGCGTGTGGTTGCAAACCCTGACGATGATGTAAACCTCTTGCGCATTATAAACACGCCGAGGCGGGGTATAGGCAAAAAAACTCTCGAAACCCTTTCGGCCCTTGCAACCGAAAACGCCTGCTCGATGCGGAGCGCAATCCGCCTCCTCCTTGAAAATCCTCCTGAGGACATGAGGGGAAAGAGCATCGAAGACTTAAAGGAATTTGCCGAGCTTATAAGCACTCACCGCACCCATCTTCTTTCGGGAAAGGGCCTTGCTCAAAAGGTAAGAAAGCTCTTGGACGACATTGCCTATAACGAGTATCTTATCGCCGAATATCAAAAAAGCGAAAAGGCTGCCCAATTTAAAATGATGAATATCGAAAGTTTTTTACGCTCGATGGACGATTGGGAAAACAATCCCGACAACTGGGACGGAAGCCTCTACGATTATCTTAACCGCATTACCCTTTTAACCCGCGACGATACTGAAGAAGATAAGGGCGAGGTAAACATTATGACCATTCACTCTTCAAAGGGTTTGGAGTTTCCTGTCGTATTTATTGCGGGCGCCGAGGACGGTCTTATTCCTCATGCGCGGAGTGTTGAAGAAAATGACGGAGATGTCGAAGAAGAGCGCCGCCTTTTCTATGTTGCTATCACCCGCGCTCAGCAAAAACTTTTTATCACAAGCTGCCGGCAAAGGCGGAAACAGGGAGGAATCGCCGAATGCGCTCCCTCTCCCTTTTTGGATGAAATTCCTGCTGACCTCGTCGAATACCACGAACCAGATGCCCAAGCCGAAGAAGAACGCATTGCCGATATTTTCAGCCAAATGAAAAAAAAGTTTTCGATGTAG
- a CDS encoding CBASS cGAMP-activated phospholipase — protein sequence MNILTLSGGGFKGLYTAKVLERLEEELKVPIAQKFDLIAGTSIGGIVALALAYEIPCSQIVGFFNENGKKIFKKRLNFAIIPKYGKKHLKDALAKIFGDAKIGDLKHRVIIPTINYSSGKIQLFKTRHHSTFITDYKRSLVDVAMSTAAAPIYFPVYHTGYGDFVDGGLVANHPGFFAILEAKQFLNTEESDISMLHIGTLSQRFTSDGRTNLGLLRWRTKLLNLLFSCQDQSVNQIVQFLLNDRYYSIDEIITEQQSKKIALDKADDTAINILIHHAEEKVKEFMGTKQFTNLKEYTAQEFKPIPLE from the coding sequence ATGAATATCTTAACACTATCAGGTGGCGGATTCAAAGGTCTTTACACAGCTAAAGTTCTTGAGCGACTTGAAGAGGAATTAAAAGTTCCGATTGCTCAGAAATTTGATTTAATTGCAGGGACATCTATAGGTGGAATCGTAGCATTAGCTCTTGCATATGAAATTCCATGTAGTCAAATTGTTGGTTTTTTCAATGAAAACGGCAAGAAAATATTTAAGAAACGATTGAATTTTGCAATAATACCCAAATATGGCAAGAAACACTTAAAAGATGCTTTAGCTAAAATATTCGGAGATGCCAAGATAGGAGATTTAAAACACAGAGTTATTATACCTACTATTAATTATTCCAGCGGAAAAATTCAATTATTTAAAACAAGACATCACTCAACTTTTATAACAGATTACAAGAGAAGTCTTGTTGACGTTGCAATGTCAACTGCTGCCGCTCCGATTTATTTTCCTGTCTATCATACTGGTTACGGCGACTTTGTTGATGGCGGTTTAGTTGCAAATCATCCAGGTTTCTTTGCCATCCTTGAAGCCAAGCAATTTCTTAATACAGAAGAATCTGATATCTCAATGCTTCATATAGGTACATTATCGCAGCGATTTACATCAGATGGGCGTACAAATTTAGGATTGTTACGATGGCGAACAAAATTACTTAATCTACTTTTTTCTTGTCAAGACCAATCTGTAAATCAAATAGTACAATTTCTTTTAAATGATAGATATTATTCCATCGATGAAATCATAACAGAACAACAATCAAAAAAAATTGCTTTAGATAAAGCCGATGATACTGCTATAAACATATTAATACATCATGCGGAAGAAAAAGTAAAAGAGTTTATGGGCACAAAACAATTTACAAATTTAAAAGAATATACAGCACAAGAATTTAAACCTATTCCACTGGAATAA
- a CDS encoding AraC family transcriptional regulator, translating to MPANDFFHRIYGSGYKKIKDSPNASVYAYGTQEKETAQIIRYTLFYGVDVLFNDIHLNTAETDVEPEEGLEINYCKYGAFSCTMQDGTHVHLSAGDFSAHSLQNTHKKSAFPIGCYQGITVLIAPSFSAQKNLAPYFPHIDYTNVLQKLYTEDTPFLLKHSAFMQNSFAGLYTVPDNMMLPYLKIKMAELLSYLGTQNNNTPQQREFFNKTNCSIVKSIHRFMEAHPDIHLTHDELAEKFGIAKTTMKRCYKTIYGKTIYADLKHLRFTKAAEALRDSSATITDIAFRCGYASTAKFSDAFKKIYHLSPSEYRKMCVRMGKDGLNGKDI from the coding sequence ATGCCCGCAAACGACTTTTTTCACCGCATTTACGGAAGCGGATATAAAAAAATAAAAGACTCACCAAACGCTTCTGTGTATGCATACGGTACGCAGGAGAAGGAAACGGCACAGATTATCCGATATACGCTTTTTTATGGTGTGGACGTTTTGTTTAATGATATTCATTTGAACACTGCTGAAACGGATGTGGAGCCGGAAGAGGGATTGGAAATAAATTATTGCAAGTATGGAGCTTTCAGCTGTACTATGCAAGACGGTACTCATGTACATCTATCGGCAGGAGATTTTTCAGCTCATTCCTTGCAAAACACGCATAAAAAATCGGCATTTCCTATAGGCTGTTATCAGGGAATTACCGTTTTAATTGCACCGTCTTTTTCCGCGCAAAAAAATCTTGCACCGTATTTTCCGCATATCGATTACACGAACGTTTTACAAAAACTCTATACGGAAGATACTCCGTTCTTATTAAAACACTCGGCATTTATGCAAAACAGTTTTGCAGGGCTTTACACCGTACCCGACAATATGATGCTGCCGTACTTAAAAATCAAAATGGCGGAATTACTGTCATATCTCGGTACACAAAATAACAACACTCCTCAGCAAAGAGAATTTTTTAATAAAACAAATTGCAGTATTGTAAAATCAATCCATCGCTTTATGGAAGCACATCCCGATATTCATCTTACTCACGATGAACTTGCCGAAAAATTCGGTATTGCAAAAACCACAATGAAGCGATGTTATAAAACGATTTACGGAAAAACCATCTATGCCGATTTAAAACATCTCCGCTTTACAAAGGCGGCGGAAGCCTTGCGTGATAGTTCGGCAACGATAACAGACATTGCTTTCCGCTGCGGGTATGCAAGTACGGCAAAGTTTTCCGATGCTTTCAAAAAAATATACCATCTTTCTCCGAGCGAATACCGTAAAATGTGCGTCCGAATGGGTAAAGACGGTCTGAACGGTAAAGACATTTAA
- a CDS encoding ThiF family adenylyltransferase yields the protein MPDNILPEITYQFLQFGFTLCASCNPHIIKYSGCINTEKYGDIHIDFELSDTLVDFPTAKVNQKSQHLFKPLHYPHLERNWKICYHNNSVFFDCTNPQEYIAFIINSVKSILESYKHDDMAEIKKEFRSYWCATEIYYGDFDIAQPVFISEKRVLNKRTQNTYETFIITLDDIPSIANIQWPLETIQDLLLWLDKVSYNDKNLEKYIYLCFQQKQQNIFIIINISKDEMFLGVKISPSSILTKIHTPKLRNSTIKNAIKNKNYLFTRFFIKKINPIELIFDNFDDDSNYSRSTLLYKKIALIGAGTLGSNLANILIRNGSGLPNTEATLVIIDNDIFEPENFSRHHLGLNYVGLPKAAALAHDLKLRNPYANIQGKINSVEKIDLNNFDIVIDSTGEESLTLYLSKSVHKLKTNALLISAWITDAGKIIEAFAQPNNAQSACFNCCRKSAIYTKAEIQKLPMRDSCQSIYIPFPVTASLQAAILVAKILNQHIVSPYKTTTFFKQNIDPIDSVQVETINKSEDCIVCGKN from the coding sequence ATGCCGGATAATATACTTCCAGAAATTACTTACCAGTTTTTACAATTTGGTTTTACACTCTGTGCCTCTTGTAACCCTCATATAATTAAGTATTCTGGTTGTATAAATACTGAAAAATATGGGGATATACACATAGATTTTGAATTATCGGATACATTAGTAGATTTCCCCACAGCAAAAGTCAATCAAAAATCACAGCATTTATTCAAACCATTACATTATCCTCATTTAGAAAGAAATTGGAAAATTTGTTATCATAATAATTCGGTATTCTTTGACTGCACAAACCCGCAGGAATACATAGCATTCATTATAAATAGTGTAAAATCAATTCTTGAAAGCTATAAACATGATGATATGGCGGAAATAAAAAAGGAATTTAGAAGCTATTGGTGTGCAACAGAAATATACTATGGAGATTTTGATATAGCACAGCCGGTATTCATTAGTGAAAAACGAGTCCTGAATAAAAGAACACAGAATACCTATGAAACTTTTATTATCACTCTTGATGATATTCCTAGTATAGCTAATATTCAATGGCCATTGGAAACAATACAGGATCTTCTACTATGGTTAGATAAAGTATCCTATAATGATAAAAACTTAGAAAAATACATCTACTTATGCTTTCAGCAAAAACAGCAAAATATATTTATAATTATAAATATATCTAAAGATGAAATGTTTTTGGGTGTTAAAATATCTCCTTCATCAATATTAACAAAAATACACACGCCAAAATTACGTAATAGCACCATTAAAAATGCTATTAAAAATAAAAATTATCTCTTTACACGCTTCTTTATAAAAAAAATTAATCCGATAGAATTGATCTTCGATAATTTTGATGATGATTCTAATTATTCAAGATCAACACTATTATATAAAAAAATTGCTTTGATTGGTGCAGGAACATTAGGAAGTAATTTAGCGAATATTTTAATACGTAATGGATCAGGATTACCTAATACAGAAGCTACATTAGTAATAATTGATAATGATATTTTTGAACCTGAAAACTTTTCAAGGCATCACTTAGGACTAAATTATGTAGGTTTGCCGAAAGCAGCGGCTCTTGCACATGATTTAAAACTTAGAAATCCTTATGCAAATATTCAAGGAAAGATAAACTCTGTTGAAAAAATTGATTTAAATAATTTTGATATTGTCATTGATTCAACAGGGGAGGAATCATTAACACTTTATTTAAGTAAATCTGTCCATAAATTAAAAACTAATGCTTTGTTGATATCAGCATGGATTACAGATGCAGGGAAAATCATAGAAGCTTTTGCGCAACCTAATAACGCCCAATCAGCTTGCTTTAATTGTTGTAGAAAATCAGCGATATACACAAAAGCAGAAATACAAAAACTTCCAATGAGAGATTCCTGTCAATCAATCTATATCCCTTTCCCTGTTACGGCATCATTACAAGCTGCTATTCTAGTAGCGAAAATACTCAATCAACACATAGTATCACCATATAAAACAACAACTTTTTTCAAACAAAATATTGACCCCATTGATAGCGTTCAGGTAGAAACTATAAACAAAAGTGAAGATTGCATAGTATGTGGCAAAAATTAA
- a CDS encoding DUF4160 domain-containing protein, with protein sequence MPIYLRTAGYKIYFWSNEYGEAIHFHVTKGNPSKNDTKIWVLSNGSFQLAHNKGKIPEKDLSRIFSAMQSYYFDFINFWKTYHDSEVQFYH encoded by the coding sequence ATGCCCATATATCTCCGTACTGCAGGTTATAAAATTTATTTTTGGTCAAATGAATACGGTGAAGCTATTCATTTTCATGTTACAAAGGGCAATCCAAGCAAAAATGATACAAAAATTTGGGTTTTATCGAATGGGTCTTTTCAATTAGCTCACAATAAGGGTAAAATTCCTGAGAAAGATTTGTCCCGCATTTTTTCTGCTATGCAAAGTTACTATTTTGACTTTATAAATTTTTGGAAAACATATCATGACTCAGAAGTACAATTTTATCATTAA
- a CDS encoding cyclic GMP-AMP synthase DncV-like nucleotidyltransferase translates to MKNFDKNFYRDPDSFLSKLKVSESDYEIIHKVIGKIKEALQKGLSKEYGKSPRFMTQGSARYGTLNNPCIVPPQQMDYDIGCYLPLSEHMEEENPIDAENIFFKSADKILAELVEKEHWKSYSKEKDTCCRVEINKKTHIDVPLYSVPDEEFNTIKDRMPLAEMCHFSKSLESIDSDTLTWDDFEFTEVLLAHRKIGWKKSDPRDLNIHFENVARTKGPQIIRLFRYMKAFRDKQWITKGPSSIFLMCVIDRVILAMNKNGDAIAFLQVLEEFSNLSSRHVENPTNTEERISISSEDYNKLKTVSLAFYTDLKKAIYNQYLSGIEASKLIQKHLGDRFPVKDNQDDDEISREQVLSITGTPQEKESIPLRTHAG, encoded by the coding sequence ATGAAAAATTTTGATAAAAATTTTTACAGAGATCCAGACAGCTTTTTATCTAAATTGAAAGTATCAGAAAGTGATTATGAAATAATTCATAAGGTCATTGGTAAAATTAAAGAAGCACTTCAAAAAGGGTTATCGAAAGAATATGGGAAATCGCCTAGATTTATGACTCAAGGTTCCGCCAGGTACGGCACACTAAATAATCCCTGTATAGTTCCGCCACAACAAATGGATTACGATATCGGCTGTTATTTACCATTGTCAGAACATATGGAAGAGGAAAATCCAATAGATGCAGAAAATATTTTCTTTAAATCTGCTGATAAAATTTTAGCGGAGTTAGTAGAAAAAGAGCATTGGAAGTCATACTCTAAAGAAAAAGATACATGTTGTAGAGTTGAAATAAATAAAAAAACACATATTGATGTGCCTTTATATTCTGTCCCCGATGAGGAATTTAATACTATTAAAGATAGAATGCCATTAGCAGAGATGTGCCATTTCTCTAAATCCTTAGAAAGCATTGATTCTGATACTTTGACATGGGATGATTTTGAATTCACAGAAGTTCTTCTAGCTCATAGAAAGATAGGGTGGAAAAAATCAGACCCTAGGGATTTAAATATACATTTTGAAAATGTTGCGAGAACTAAAGGACCACAAATTATACGCCTTTTTAGATATATGAAAGCTTTTCGTGATAAACAATGGATAACTAAAGGACCGTCCTCTATTTTTCTAATGTGTGTTATTGATAGAGTAATACTAGCCATGAATAAAAATGGAGATGCTATCGCTTTTTTGCAAGTTTTAGAAGAGTTCTCAAATCTCTCATCGAGGCATGTAGAGAATCCTACAAATACTGAGGAAAGAATAAGTATATCTTCAGAGGATTATAATAAATTAAAGACCGTTTCGCTCGCATTTTATACCGATTTAAAAAAGGCAATTTATAATCAATACTTATCAGGAATAGAAGCCTCTAAATTAATCCAAAAACACTTAGGTGATAGATTTCCTGTAAAAGACAACCAAGATGATGATGAAATATCACGAGAACAAGTATTATCGATTACCGGCACGCCGCAAGAAAAAGAATCGATCCCATTAAGAACTCATGCCGGATAA